Genomic window (Papilio machaon chromosome 12, ilPapMach1.1, whole genome shotgun sequence):
GCCGGCGGCGAGGGCGGCGGCGAGGAGTGCGCGTGCGCGTGCCGGGCGCCGCTCGTGAGCGTGCGCGCGCACAACGCCAGCGTGCCCGGCCTCGCCAACTGCGCCGCGCCTTGTCGCGGCCCCTTCTTCTCGCGCGAGGAGAAGGAGTTCGCGGCCGTGTGGATCGCGCTCTGGAGCGGCCTGTGCGCCATCTCCACCCTCATGACGCTCACCACCTTCCTCATCGACTCGCAGCGCTTTAAGTACCCCGAGCGGCCCATCGTCTACCTCTCCGCCTGCTACTTCATGGTGGCGCTGGGCTACCTGGCGCGACTCGTGCTCGGCCACGACGAGATCGCATGCGACGGCGCCGTCATCAAGACCTCCGCCAACGGACCCAGCGCGTGCACCCTCGTCTTCATCCTGGTTTACTTCTTCGGCATGGCGTCTTCGATCTGGTGGGTGGTGCTGTCGTTCGCATGGTTCCTGGCGGCCGGGCTGAAGTGGGGCAACGAGGCGATCGCCGGCCACGCGCAGTACTACCACCTGGCGGCGTGGCTCGTGCCCGCCGCCAAGACGGTGGCCGTGCTGCTGGCGGGCGCGGTCGACGGCGACCCGGTGGCCGGCATCTGCTACGTGGGCAACTCCTCGCCCGAGAACCTGAAGAAGTACGTGCTGGCGCCGCTGATCGTGTACTTCGCGCTCGGGGCGACCTTCCTGCTGGCCGGCTTCGTGTCGCTCTTCCGCATCCGGTCGGTGATCAAGCGGCAGGGCGGCATCGGCGCCGGCTCCAAGGCCGACAAGCTCGAGAAGCTGATGATCCGCATCGGCGTGTTCAGCGTGCTGTACGCGGTGCCGGCCGGCGTCGTCATCGGCTGCCTGGCGTACGAGGCGGGCGGGCGCGCGGGCTGGCTGCGGCGCGTCGCGTGCGGCCCCGCCTGCGGCCCGCGTCCGCTCTACTCCGCGCTCATGCTCAAGTACTTCATGGCGCTGGCCGTGGGCATCACCTCGGGCGTCTGGATCTGGTCCGGCAAGACGCTGGAGTCGTGGCGGCGCGTCTGGCGCGGCGGCCGCGGCCCGCACCGCGCGCTCCCCAAGGGCGGCGTGTGACGCGAGCCCCCCGCGGCGCAccccccgccgcccgccgcgcacCCCCCGCTCGGCCCGCCGCACCCGccgcccgcgccccccgcgcccccgcccgcgcccgccgcgccctcGCAGCGCTCCGGACAGCCGCTCTCCGACTACGGCCCCGTCTAGTGACCCGCTGGTTCACATCGCAACACTCCGGCTTAGATGAAGTTGATGTTTTCGAACATACCAAAGGTTTTCTGAAATCAATGGAAAGTACACTGTTTACTGTGGGGGAGGGGGGGGTCGCAAATGggttttcaaatatatacttCATAATTGACAAAGTGCCGTGTTGCCGGTGGGGGTGGGGGGTGGGGCCGGCATCCCGTAAACCAAACCGAACTCTGTAGTGCCATGGAACATTAAAGTGAGACAAAAAGACTTAACGTTTCATAATTTGTGATAAGCGATCCCAACTGTTTCGGAAGTGCAGTGTAGAGATGTAACAGTGCAGCGGCGCAGTGCGCAGTGCCACAGTGCGCAGTGCCACAGCGGCGCAGTGTAAGAGTGCGCAGCGGCCGCGGCGTCTAGTCCCGCAACCGGCGCGGCCGCATCATATACGTAACTAGTTGTAAGTGTGGAGATTCGCCGCATCGCTTCTCGGTAGCtctaaattaatcttactaattccCTTTGTATTTCGCTATCGATCCGCgaacataatattgtagtgTTAGCTCACACGTCTCGGACGAAACTTAGACCtcgttacattttataaaatcgtaTAAAACTGCTCCCGAATGGCGACCGCGCTGACGGtgcgtatttttaattaaagtaaagatctatttaatttagagATAATTTATATTGACCGTCATCTCTGTCGCCACTCGACGGGCATGTTACCGTCTTCGATTCGAAGCCTCGACTgatttacaaatgtatattccaaatgtaaatatgtttacagaaaatattacattaaatcatTCCCCGGACAAAATCTCTTGTTGAATAATTGAATGTCtatgtcaaatatttatagCTGTAGAGTTTAGGAATGGAACCACGTGAAATATACATAGAATATGTCCACTTAGCCCTAAGATAACTCCGTACACAGGTCTGTTTTCATTCCTTCATTGAATGGACAAATTGAATCTTGCCAaaatttgtaagaaataattagACCACATGTATCAGTAAGATGTTTTATTCCGACGTCAGATGGCGCCATCTTCAATCGATTTGTATGTCTCttgtatagatttttatatgtagTTTTTCGTCTGCCATCAAATTGTTTGAAGATAGCTCGCATCAGATCGATTCTTGTATAATGCTGATTAAAGTCACTGccatttttgaaatattttcatagataataaaataaattactgatGTGTGTTGAAACGTAGTGCTTCTTCATCTCTTTAGaagtctttttaatttttatagacaTTTTACTTGTACAATGTTCATTCTCAATACGGCTGTTTATCGCGAGTTGGAAGTTaatgtgtaaaatgtaaacagaGCCATCTAGTGAGTAACTCGactaatgttattaaattgttaatagatggcgctgcgcTAAATTTGTATACGGCTAACTGTTGACG
Coding sequences:
- the LOC106718897 gene encoding frizzled-2; protein product: MCAGVQGAWRALSALVALSCLVGCGALQQPRCEEITIPMCRGIGYNLTSFPNALDHDTQEEAGLEVHQYWPLVEIKCSPDLKFFLCSVYTPICIEDYAKPLPACRSVCERARAGCAPLMQKYGFQWPERMACEKLPKMGEPDQLCMDENERAQEPEPPRPPPRRPHKPCKDPKNCESAAGGEGGGEECACACRAPLVSVRAHNASVPGLANCAAPCRGPFFSREEKEFAAVWIALWSGLCAISTLMTLTTFLIDSQRFKYPERPIVYLSACYFMVALGYLARLVLGHDEIACDGAVIKTSANGPSACTLVFILVYFFGMASSIWWVVLSFAWFLAAGLKWGNEAIAGHAQYYHLAAWLVPAAKTVAVLLAGAVDGDPVAGICYVGNSSPENLKKYVLAPLIVYFALGATFLLAGFVSLFRIRSVIKRQGGIGAGSKADKLEKLMIRIGVFSVLYAVPAGVVIGCLAYEAGGRAGWLRRVACGPACGPRPLYSALMLKYFMALAVGITSGVWIWSGKTLESWRRVWRGGRGPHRALPKGGV